A region of Vicinamibacterales bacterium DNA encodes the following proteins:
- a CDS encoding Hsp20/alpha crystallin family protein yields the protein MRDFHRILLSSEVHELADEVGRLFEDLDRQVAAGQPASAGHCTPALDVLETEATVEVVVDLPGVVPESVRVLLKGGVLVIAGLKVSPYAGAGVRVGSFHLVERGFGRFARAVQLQGAFDGNRTRAVLQGGELRVVIPRLAERRGQEISVPIVTS from the coding sequence ATGCGTGACTTCCACCGCATCCTGCTCTCGTCCGAAGTGCACGAACTGGCCGACGAGGTCGGGCGGCTCTTCGAGGATCTGGATCGTCAGGTCGCCGCCGGCCAGCCCGCGTCCGCGGGCCACTGCACGCCGGCGCTCGACGTGCTCGAAACCGAGGCCACGGTCGAGGTGGTCGTCGACCTCCCGGGCGTCGTGCCCGAGAGCGTCCGCGTGCTCCTCAAGGGCGGCGTCCTGGTGATCGCGGGTCTCAAGGTGTCGCCCTACGCCGGCGCCGGCGTGCGGGTCGGATCGTTCCACCTGGTCGAGCGTGGATTCGGCCGGTTCGCCCGCGCGGTCCAGCTGCAAGGTGCATTCGACGGGAACCGGACGCGTGCCGTCCTGCAGGGCGGCGAGCTGCGCGTGGTCATCCCCAGGCTGGCCGAACGCCGTGGCCAGGAAATCAGCGTGCCAATCGTCACCTCATGA